The sequence AGCCCTCTTCATTTTTAATGTTCCCTTTGCTGAGTTTAGTTGAATATTGCCCAACAAAACTTCCTAATACTTTAAAATTTGCCTTTGAAAGTTCTACTTGTGTTTGACTTAGTTGATTGTAGTTCATGGTGTAAATGACAGGTGTACAAGAGATAAAACACGCACTTACGATACAAATAAACAAGATGAATTTTACCATTTTGATAGTTTTTAAATTAAAGAATCAATAATGATAATAAAATTTGCTTAGAATTTATAAACACTCTTGTTTATATTAATGCTGTTGATTACTAATATTTTACTTTAAACTCCCCTCCACAACCCCAATCTCCTCCTCACTCAAGCCATACAACTCATAAACCAATTGATCTATTTCTGTTTCCAGTGCGCTGGTGTCGGACTCGGGGTTTTGTTTTTTGAGGGAAATTATTGCTTCCGCTTTAGCTTGTATGCTTTTGTTATTTGATATTTCTGGATGAACAGGAATCTGTTCCAAATATTGTCTGATGAATCTCAAATACCCTCCACGTATTGATGAAGTGAGATTGGAATAGAAAAAATGAACCAATCTTGAATTCAGTACAGCCAATAATCCCAAATCATTTACAGGAATTATATAAGCTGTATTGACACAATATGCTTTAGAGTTGTCAATCATAGCTTGTGCTTTCAAAGCAATGTCAGGAAGCATAATCTTCGGCTTCTCAAACTCATCGTAATAATCACAGGCACGCAATTCCCACCAAAAATCACCTTTGTCGTAGCGTGCCTTGGCTTTTGCTTCAAAGGGTTTTAAATGTTTGGCAATGGCGGGAAAATTATCCTGCAACCAAGACCACGCATCATCATATGGCATATCACCATAGCGGGGTGGCGGCTCACTAACTGCATCTTCAAAGTTGGAGTCATCAGGCGGCAAATTCCTTTTTATCGTAAATCCCTTTGGGAAGAATATCAAGTATTTGTTGATTTTTGGCGCAGCATATCTTTTGATGTCCCTACCTGCCAAAAAAGGCTTTATGACTTTTGCACTGTTCGGGTCTTCTTCTATCAATCTGTTTCTCGTTGCTTCATCAATTACAAAAGCTTCGTTTAGCCCGGTTTTAATACCATAGTAAATGTTATCCGAAACATATTCCCTCAAAGGCACGCCTTTTTCCCTAAGCTTTGCGAGTAATTTTTGTACCCGTGCATCTATCAAAGTCCACCCTGAATCAGGCAGCTCGTTACTGATTACTTCAATGGAATGGGCATCAATAAATGAGGATATTCCTGCCGGAAAATCAAGTGTATCAATATTTGCAGCTTTAAAGCTGTTTTCCTCGTTTTTTGATTTATCGATTTGAATGATACATGGATAGGTCGTAGCCTCCTCAAATACCGGCAAATCACCAAAATCGATGATTTGAACGATGGTGTTTTCCTGTATAAAATTTCTCAATGCTTTTCCATACCCTGCACGCATCCACTTATTGGGAATAATAAAAACAAAATCACCTTGCTTTTTAAGGATATTTAAACCCAATTCCACAAAGTAAGTATAGAGGTCGGCTGTTCCGGTAAATATCTTAAATCGGCTCTGTAAATAAGCTTTAATTTCTTTAAAAGATTCTTGCCGGATATAAGGCGGATTCCCAATTACCAGATCAAAACCCATGAAATCACCTTTTTCATTCAGCACTTCGGGGAATTCAAAGCGCCACTCAAAGGCATTTTCATAAATCCTGTTGTTTTTGATTTCCTCTATTTCAGCACCTAGTTTTTCAATGTTTTCCTCTAAATTCTTCAGTCTATCTTTCGCTTTTTTCCGATTTTGCTTGTTGCCATAGGTGGCTTCCTCTTCCTTGAAAATATTGGGAGCTACCAACAGATTGTACTCGTACTGCAATTTTTGCAGCTTTTTCACCTTTGGGTCATTTTGAGATATTTCACTACGGAAATCACTTTTGATATCATCAATTAGCTTCATCATTTCCCGCTTTTCTGCCTTGTCCGTAGCATTGCGGTAGGTGTCCACTGCCAGGCGATAACCCTCAATGGTCCATTTGCTTTTTTTCAATGCCTTGCTAAGGTTGGCTTTGATATCAAATCGACTGATCAATGAATTGCCACATTTTATATTGATATCAATATTGGGAAGGGTTTCCAGCTCGGTCTTGTTTTTATAATAAGCGCATTTCAATAATTCAATCCACAGGCGCAGTCGGCAGATTTTTACCGAATTGGGATTGATATCTACACCAAAAAGGCAGTTTTCAATGATTGTTTGCTTTTCGTGAAACAATGTTTCCTGAATGCGCTGACTTTCCTTATTCCCGGGTTTATATTCAAACAATTCACCGTCTTCATCGGTAACAATTAGCTCATCGTTTACTACCTCTACTTCATATTCTTTCAGCCGCCTGCCGTTTCTGTCTTGCAGTATGTTCAAATCGTTTTTAATGGCTATAATCTCATTGAGTGCAGAAACCAAAAAATGTCCGGAACCTACTGCGGGGTCGCAAATTTTCAGGTCATTGATGATTTGATTGGCTTCATTGCGGTCATTTATTTTATCGTAGAGTTCATCATGATTTTTGCAATTCCAGCCTTTGGTATCGTTGAATTTCTGCAATACTGCCTTTCGGATTGCTTCGTGACACATATACATGGTAATGAAACCGGGTGTAAAAAACGAGCCGTCTTTGTATCCATTGATTTTCTCAAAAATTAGCCCCAGAACCGAGGCATTGATTAGGCTTTTGTTTTCTTCCTGAATGTCTTCTGCTCCTTCACTGCTAAAATCATAGGCATTGAGAAATTGAAATAGATATTCCAGCGTATTGAGTTCTCCACTTCGTTTTTTGCCTTTGCTGTCTTTCAGCACAGTTCCGTTAAAAATCGGAATGGTTTTATCATCCCTTAAATTGCTGATGAAAAGTGTGTTATGTTCAATATTGGTGGGCTCAAACAAGGAGCTGTTCAAGTATGGCACCATTTCAAAAAGTGATTTTACATCTTCATTCCTTTCGGCATGTTTGCGCGCCAGCACTTGAAAGAAAAGACTGTTGAGATCATCGAAATTCTGTATTTTTTTGATGCTCAAAAACTCAAAGGAATTGTCACCACTGTGATAAGTAATCAATTGGGCTTCCATCAGTTTTAGGAAAAGTATGCGGTTGATCCAGGTGATACTGAGCTCAAGGCCCACATTAAAAAGCCGCTCATCGTGCGTGATGCCAAATTGAGTAGGTTTTTCCAGCCTGTTTATTTTGTCTAAACTGTCTAATTGGATAATGGTATTTTCCAGCAACGAGCCGGTATTTCTATTTCCGACTTTATTCCTTTCAATGAGTTTTTTACCGCCATGTTTCGTTTCAGTAAGCCCAATAATGTGCAGCAATTCCCCGTAAAATCGCTTATCAAGGCTATTGCTGTCATTGGTGAAAGGCAGTTTGAGCAAGTGTTCGGGCGAAAGCAGTTTGAAAAGTGCAATCAGTTTATTGTCGTCTTTAGGATTTTCATTGCGCAAGGGTTTTTCATACTGCCTGATATCAAAGTAGGTAAACTCTATTTCCTGATCGAGTGCAGCAATAAAAGGTGCAGCAATTTCCCTGAAAAAGAAATCAGTGGTTTTTCCGCTCAGCCGACCTTCGTTAAAATCGATGAATTGTTTGACCAGGCTTTTGTTTTGGGCAAAGATTTTTTCAAAAACACTGGCATCGAAAATAAACCACTCGTAAATATTGGTGGCAATTAAGTGTCTGACTTCAAGGTTTTTATGCTCAATGCGTTCGCGTAGATAATACAAAACCAGTTCGTGAAATGCTTTGGTGTTGATGTTTTCTTTGCCGAGCATCTCATTTTTATTAGTGGGCTTTTTGGCTTCAACAATTACCCCAACTGGACTATTGGCTTTAGAGCCATTGTGGATTACAAGGTCATTTCTTCCTTTGGTATTTATAAAATGATTGGGTTCATAATAGGTTTTTTTCAAAAAATCTGTTACTAAGTTTTTGTGAAATTCCTCAGATTCGGTGTCATTGCTCCTATCTAGCAATTGCTTCAAGTTGCTTTTAAAATGCTCAATTTCAGCTCGGTGGGGCTTTACTTTTAAAAAAGCTTTGTTGAGTGCTTTTCTGGGTTTTAGTTGTATCGGTTTCATTCGGAATTAAAAATTATTTTAACCCGGAATATGCACTAGGAAATCTATTGCAGCATGAAATCACTTCAAAATCAGACACTTCGTTGCTGTTTTCAATTTCACCATAGCGATGCTATGCTAAAATTTCCAAACAGCCTGATTTTATTGTGCTTTCAAGCTTCATGACAAAGTCCCAATGCATAATCCGGGTTTAAGCAAAGCAAATACATGCATTCAAAAGTAAATTATTTTAAGGAAAGCATGTAAGTGTATTGTTGTGGATAATTCAGCATCACTCCCCAAACGAAATTAAAGCAATAGCTGCAATTGAAAGCAGCACACCAAGAATATTCAGTTTTGAAAGTTTCTCATTGAAAAGAAACATGGCAGCGAGGGTAGAGGCCATTACAATGCCCACATTATTCAGGGGAAACAGGGCCGATGACTCAAAATTGGCGTATTTCAGGGCTTTGATCAGAAAATAAATGGAGCCGTAATTGGGCAAACCGAGAATAAGGCCCCAGAGAACCACGCGCTTAAACCTGAATTTCAGCCCCTTGAAAACCAGGTCGAAAAGTAACTTTAAAAACCCCAGTAAAAAGGCGGTTCCAAACAGTGTGGTGAGAAAAGTATTTTGGGAAGTATCGTCCAGGTAATTTGATTGAGTGTAATCTATCACAGTATCTACCAGTCCACTGCCCAGGAAAATAATCAGTGATATTAGCAGGATCAAGCCTTTGTTGCTGTTATCGCTTTGTTTTTCTATTTCCTCTTTGCGGATAGAACTCAGTACCACGGCAGCTATAGCCAGTACTATGCCAATGCCTTTGTAGATATTGATGCTTTGTTCGTGGTGAATGAAATAGGCCGCAACAACCGGGATGGCCAGCGACATCTTTTGCGCCACGGCTGTTACGCTGATGCCGTTTTTTTGTGCCGAGGTGCCAATCAGGTTGAAGAGCAGGATAAACATCATGCCGATAAACAGGGCGAAGGGAAACCAGTTTTCGGTAGCTACCAGATGAAATTTTTCGGGGGCGGGCAGCAAGAAAAAACCAAAAACCAGGCAAGTACCATAGTTGAAAACAATTACTGGAAAGATAGGCGCATTATAGCGTTCCAGCAATTTGAAAATGACCATCAATGCGGTCGAACATAAAATGGAGAGCAGTAAAAAGATCATTGCCTGTAATAAATAGAGAGTGAATCTTTTTCCAATGAATAAATCTGTGCAGCATTTTGAGCAATGGCAGGCGCTTTAATTCCTTCCTTAAAAAGCGGTGCTCCGGTAAAGACGCGCGCTTCGTCCCACAAGCCCTGTTTAATAAATTGATTCAAAGTGAAACTGCCGCCTTCCACGATCAGCGATTGGATATTCATTTCAAAAAGCTTATTTAAAAGCTGTTCCAGGAAATGATCGGGTGAAATTTTAATCCATTTAATTTTACCTTGCTCTGCTTCCTTTTTGTGATTAAAAACCAGCAATGGCAAATCCGAATTGCCAATTTTATATTTTTTGAAATCCAGTTCTGCTTCGGCATCAATTACAATTCTCAGTGGGTGGTTTTCTCCCGGGTAATAGCGGTTGTTCAGCAGCGGATCATCTGTTTCAATCGTGTTTTTTCCTACCATTATAGCTGCTTCTTCATAGCGCCATTGGTGTGTGAGAATACGCGCAGCTTTTCTCGTGATCCAGTTTTGCTTTCCATCGGCTTTATTGATAAATCCATCTTTGCTCTGCGCCCATTTCAGTATAATATATGGCCGTTGTTTTTTGTGGAAAGTGAAAAATCGCCTGTTTAAAAAAAAACCTTCTTTTTCCACTATGGGGCCAATTACTTCTACACCGGCATTTTTCAGTTTTTCCAGTCCTTTGCCAGCTACCAGCGGATTGGGGTCTGTATTGGCATAAACAAGCCGGGGAATTTTCTTTTCGATAATTAAATCGCTGCACGGTGGGGTTTTGCCAAAGTGGGAGCAGGGCTCTAAATTCACATACAGTGTGGATTTTGGAATCAGCTCCCGGTCGGCTTTGCTTACATTTTCCAGACAATTGACTTCGGCATGTGCGGCACCGTATTTTTCATGTGTGCCTTCGGCAATAATCTTATTTTCGTAAACCAACACTGCACCTACCAGCGGATTGGGCGCAACTGTACCTATCCCTCCAGCAGCAAGGTCAAAACATCTTTGAATAAAAAGCGAATGATTCGGTTTCAAATAAGCAACTTTGTTGTAAAGTTAATACTTCAATGATGTTGTTAAAGGATTTGTACAGGGATGCGCATAAAAAGTTGTCTGATCAGGTAGGAGCAGGGGAAGCCAGGGCGCGTTTGGATATTTTGCTGGAAGATGTTTTTGACATCAACAGGAACAAAGTATTGATGGATCCAAATTTGGAATTTTCCAATGTGCAGCACAATAAATGGAAGCAATTGATTGGCCGAATGCTCAATCACGAACCCATTCAGTATATCTGTGGTTCCACCTCTTTTTATGATCTTAAATTTAAAGTTAGTCCGGCAGTGCTGATTCCGCGATCCGAAACAGAGGAACTGGTAAAATTGGCCATGGAAAAAATAAAGCCCGATTTTTCCGGGAATTTACTTGACATTGGCACAGGCTCGGGCTGTATAGTGATTTCAATAGCTAAGAAGTTTGCTAAAGGCGAATATTATGCAGTGGATTTCAGTGAAGAAGCGCTGGCCATTGCCAATGAAAATGCCAGACTGAACCGAGTAGCTGTGGAATTTATAAAACAGGATTTTCTCAATACGGAAACCTGGAATGATCTACCTGATTTTGATGTGATTCTGAGCAATCCGCCCTATGTGACCCTGAAAGAGTGGAATGTTCTGGAAGAAGAAGTGAAGGATTTTGAACCGGAACATG is a genomic window of Chitinophagales bacterium containing:
- the ribD gene encoding bifunctional diaminohydroxyphosphoribosylaminopyrimidine deaminase/5-amino-6-(5-phosphoribosylamino)uracil reductase RibD, giving the protein MKPNHSLFIQRCFDLAAGGIGTVAPNPLVGAVLVYENKIIAEGTHEKYGAAHAEVNCLENVSKADRELIPKSTLYVNLEPCSHFGKTPPCSDLIIEKKIPRLVYANTDPNPLVAGKGLEKLKNAGVEVIGPIVEKEGFFLNRRFFTFHKKQRPYIILKWAQSKDGFINKADGKQNWITRKAARILTHQWRYEEAAIMVGKNTIETDDPLLNNRYYPGENHPLRIVIDAEAELDFKKYKIGNSDLPLLVFNHKKEAEQGKIKWIKISPDHFLEQLLNKLFEMNIQSLIVEGGSFTLNQFIKQGLWDEARVFTGAPLFKEGIKAPAIAQNAAQIYSLEKDSLSIYYRQ
- a CDS encoding DUF6567 family protein gives rise to the protein MVKFILFICIVSACFISCTPVIYTMNYNQLSQTQVELSKANFKVLGSFVGQYSTKLSKGNIKNEEGLAAMAKKDLLKNAADAGVELVGSRALVNISSDFAQNEARISVTISADIIEFID
- the prmC gene encoding peptide chain release factor N(5)-glutamine methyltransferase produces the protein MMLLKDLYRDAHKKLSDQVGAGEARARLDILLEDVFDINRNKVLMDPNLEFSNVQHNKWKQLIGRMLNHEPIQYICGSTSFYDLKFKVSPAVLIPRSETEELVKLAMEKIKPDFSGNLLDIGTGSGCIVISIAKKFAKGEYYAVDFSEEALAIANENARLNRVAVEFIKQDFLNTETWNDLPDFDVILSNPPYVTLKEWNVLEEEVKDFEPEHALHPPEGESPLVFYKKIAAFAIGHLNHRGFLLLEINEKLGKEVLQIFSNAYFTEQNIIRDINGKERFFFARKGV
- a CDS encoding TaqI-like C-terminal specificity domain-containing protein, with amino-acid sequence MKPIQLKPRKALNKAFLKVKPHRAEIEHFKSNLKQLLDRSNDTESEEFHKNLVTDFLKKTYYEPNHFINTKGRNDLVIHNGSKANSPVGVIVEAKKPTNKNEMLGKENINTKAFHELVLYYLRERIEHKNLEVRHLIATNIYEWFIFDASVFEKIFAQNKSLVKQFIDFNEGRLSGKTTDFFFREIAAPFIAALDQEIEFTYFDIRQYEKPLRNENPKDDNKLIALFKLLSPEHLLKLPFTNDSNSLDKRFYGELLHIIGLTETKHGGKKLIERNKVGNRNTGSLLENTIIQLDSLDKINRLEKPTQFGITHDERLFNVGLELSITWINRILFLKLMEAQLITYHSGDNSFEFLSIKKIQNFDDLNSLFFQVLARKHAERNEDVKSLFEMVPYLNSSLFEPTNIEHNTLFISNLRDDKTIPIFNGTVLKDSKGKKRSGELNTLEYLFQFLNAYDFSSEGAEDIQEENKSLINASVLGLIFEKINGYKDGSFFTPGFITMYMCHEAIRKAVLQKFNDTKGWNCKNHDELYDKINDRNEANQIINDLKICDPAVGSGHFLVSALNEIIAIKNDLNILQDRNGRRLKEYEVEVVNDELIVTDEDGELFEYKPGNKESQRIQETLFHEKQTIIENCLFGVDINPNSVKICRLRLWIELLKCAYYKNKTELETLPNIDINIKCGNSLISRFDIKANLSKALKKSKWTIEGYRLAVDTYRNATDKAEKREMMKLIDDIKSDFRSEISQNDPKVKKLQKLQYEYNLLVAPNIFKEEEATYGNKQNRKKAKDRLKNLEENIEKLGAEIEEIKNNRIYENAFEWRFEFPEVLNEKGDFMGFDLVIGNPPYIRQESFKEIKAYLQSRFKIFTGTADLYTYFVELGLNILKKQGDFVFIIPNKWMRAGYGKALRNFIQENTIVQIIDFGDLPVFEEATTYPCIIQIDKSKNEENSFKAANIDTLDFPAGISSFIDAHSIEVISNELPDSGWTLIDARVQKLLAKLREKGVPLREYVSDNIYYGIKTGLNEAFVIDEATRNRLIEEDPNSAKVIKPFLAGRDIKRYAAPKINKYLIFFPKGFTIKRNLPPDDSNFEDAVSEPPPRYGDMPYDDAWSWLQDNFPAIAKHLKPFEAKAKARYDKGDFWWELRACDYYDEFEKPKIMLPDIALKAQAMIDNSKAYCVNTAYIIPVNDLGLLAVLNSRLVHFFYSNLTSSIRGGYLRFIRQYLEQIPVHPEISNNKSIQAKAEAIISLKKQNPESDTSALETEIDQLVYELYGLSEEEIGVVEGSLK